The Novipirellula artificiosorum genome contains a region encoding:
- a CDS encoding polyprenyl synthetase family protein encodes MFEPPSPFVARPAAVPLPQPAGTNPTGMEDFRPKVEQSLQQACDFGQGCPPRLAEAMRYALLAPGKRLRPGLVLMASETCGGTTEDAMPAAVAIEMIHAYSLVHDDLPAMDDDDLRRGRPTVHVKFDEPTAILVGDALQAQAFSHLLSHGLQRHPTDPSRVASAVQVLASAAGAGQLVGGQFDDLAAEREAATDSPNSQRIRTLSHLEAIHRRKTGALFSAALDLGAILAGANSQSRQALFDYSKDLGLAFQVVDDLLDFTSDEQSLGKRVGKDADRGKLTYPGLLGIEGARTKAKQLVESARKHVGVFGDAAWRLARLADYVLHRTH; translated from the coding sequence ATGTTCGAACCACCGTCCCCTTTTGTCGCTCGTCCGGCCGCCGTCCCGCTGCCTCAGCCTGCAGGTACGAATCCGACCGGGATGGAGGATTTTCGCCCCAAGGTGGAACAATCGCTTCAACAGGCATGTGATTTCGGCCAGGGATGCCCCCCACGATTGGCTGAAGCGATGCGCTATGCGCTGCTGGCTCCTGGGAAGCGTTTGCGACCGGGTTTGGTGTTGATGGCCAGCGAGACCTGCGGGGGGACGACCGAGGATGCCATGCCCGCAGCCGTGGCGATCGAGATGATTCATGCTTATTCGTTGGTCCACGACGACCTGCCCGCAATGGATGATGACGACCTGCGCCGGGGCCGCCCGACGGTTCATGTGAAATTTGACGAGCCGACAGCGATCTTGGTAGGTGATGCCTTACAGGCCCAAGCCTTTTCACACCTGCTGAGCCACGGGTTGCAACGTCACCCGACCGATCCCAGCCGGGTTGCGTCTGCGGTCCAGGTTTTGGCGTCCGCCGCGGGAGCCGGTCAATTGGTAGGTGGACAATTCGACGACCTGGCAGCTGAACGGGAAGCAGCAACCGACTCGCCAAACAGCCAGCGCATCCGTACACTCTCGCATCTCGAGGCGATTCACCGCCGTAAAACGGGAGCCTTGTTTTCGGCGGCGCTCGATTTGGGGGCCATCCTGGCCGGCGCCAATTCGCAGTCACGGCAAGCCCTTTTCGATTATTCTAAAGATCTCGGGTTGGCGTTTCAGGTTGTGGACGATTTACTTGACTTCACTTCTGACGAACAATCTTTGGGAAAACGTGTAGGAAAGGACGCCGATCGGGGTAAACTAACGTACCCCGGATTGCTGGGGATCGAGGGTGCTCGAACAAAGGCGAAGCAATTGGTCGAATCGGCTCGAAAGCATGTCGGTGTTTTCGGGGATGCCGCTTGGCGGTTAGCCCGATTAGCGGACTACGTATTGCATCGCACGCATTGA
- a CDS encoding aminotransferase class I/II-fold pyridoxal phosphate-dependent enzyme, translating to MSQPFNSDTPNIDAPAIKPPTTDPVPQPFEVKFASRVDRLPPYMFGRINNSLYQKRRAGDDVIDLGMGNPSDPPDPAVIQKLADAAADPGNHGYSKSNGISNLRREVASKYYRQYGVRLDPELEVMSCLGSKEGFSHMCLALMGPGDTAMIPSPYFPVHMYGVILASGNVVALDVADSERFLRNVAYTCEHMAPTPKVLIVNYPHNPSSAVIEPEFFVEVVRLAKKYGFMVIHDFAYADVAFDGYRPPSFLAAAGAKDVGVEFTTMSKGYNMAGWRVGFCAGNSEMIRGLGTVKGYYDYGMFQAIQIAAIVALRETEANVERQSQIYQGRRDVLVSGLKRLGWNVTPPKAGMFVWAEVPEAWRKTMSTMDFALKLLEEGNVAVSPGSGFGQAGEGFLRMSLVENEQRLRQAVRQIGKCLSQTPLA from the coding sequence ATGAGTCAACCGTTTAATTCGGATACGCCCAATATCGATGCGCCGGCGATCAAGCCACCGACGACCGATCCGGTTCCCCAACCGTTCGAGGTCAAATTTGCATCTCGCGTGGATCGCTTGCCTCCCTACATGTTTGGGCGAATCAACAACTCGTTGTATCAGAAACGTCGCGCGGGCGATGACGTCATTGACTTGGGGATGGGCAACCCGTCGGATCCGCCCGATCCGGCCGTGATCCAAAAATTGGCGGACGCGGCCGCAGACCCGGGGAACCACGGCTACAGTAAATCGAATGGAATTTCAAACCTGCGCCGAGAGGTCGCCAGCAAGTACTATCGGCAATATGGCGTTCGGCTTGATCCCGAACTCGAAGTCATGTCGTGCTTGGGCAGCAAGGAAGGCTTCTCGCACATGTGCTTGGCCTTGATGGGACCGGGCGACACGGCCATGATCCCGTCCCCTTACTTTCCCGTCCACATGTATGGAGTGATTCTTGCCAGCGGCAACGTGGTGGCGCTGGACGTCGCGGATTCCGAGCGTTTCTTGCGAAACGTTGCCTACACCTGCGAACACATGGCACCAACGCCGAAAGTGCTGATCGTCAACTACCCTCATAACCCCTCGTCCGCGGTGATCGAACCGGAGTTCTTCGTGGAAGTGGTTCGGCTGGCAAAGAAGTACGGGTTCATGGTGATCCATGATTTTGCTTACGCCGATGTCGCATTCGACGGGTATCGGCCGCCCAGCTTTCTTGCTGCCGCTGGCGCAAAAGACGTTGGCGTCGAGTTCACGACGATGAGCAAGGGGTACAACATGGCCGGATGGCGAGTTGGCTTTTGTGCTGGAAACTCGGAAATGATTCGTGGTTTGGGGACTGTCAAGGGTTATTACGACTATGGGATGTTCCAAGCCATCCAAATCGCGGCGATCGTTGCGTTGCGTGAAACCGAAGCGAACGTTGAAAGACAGTCGCAGATCTATCAAGGACGAAGGGACGTGTTGGTCAGCGGACTGAAACGCTTGGGGTGGAATGTGACACCGCCAAAAGCGGGCATGTTCGTTTGGGCCGAGGTTCCCGAAGCGTGGCGGAAAACGATGAGCACGATGGACTTTGCCTTGAAGTTGCTCGAAGAGGGAAACGTGGCGGTCAGTCCCGGAAGCGGCTTTGGTCAAGCGGGCGAGGGCTTTTTACGCATGTCCTTGGTCGAGAATGAACAACGGCTCCGTCAGGCAGTCCGACAAATTGGCAAGTGTTTGTCTCAGACGCCCTTGGCCTAA
- the dxs gene encoding 1-deoxy-D-xylulose-5-phosphate synthase codes for MMNNEESVVSKHPLLESLTDAMPLREMTRDQLVGLAAETRDVLCNLLATRTAHFASNLGVVELCIALHCEFDFRTDRLIWDTGHQIYPHKLVTGRYRDFPTIRTRGGLMGYPNPQESVYDLFMTGHAGSSVSTAVGLRSGDVLSGNPDRRTVAVIGDGAFPSGIVFEAMNNAGELEDDLTIILNDNKMSICPRVGAVATYLDRLRSNPYYTGLKTEVVRLLDLVPMFGDPAERLLAQMKEGVKAGLLGGMLFEELGIRYVGPIDGHDISLMRKYLAMVREMKGPVLLHVVTEKGHGYKPAAEDPVFFHTPPAFTEERGKPVPTASSGCPPFTLHARNAIRKSMAEDDRVTIITAAMCQGNKLEPVREQFPERFFDVGICESHAVAFAAGQCKTGLRPIVDIYSTFLQRSYDQIFQEVALQDLPVVFLIDRAGLTGPDGPTHHGVYDLGYLRVFPNMVVMSPGYAAEVELMLSAAIHHDHPVAIRYPKASALELARTPDPIEIGRSERIRDGRDGTIVACGSMLDQALAAAESLCDDLDVGVVNARFIKPIDVEMVRQSVETGKFVITVEEHAKMGGFGSAFLETAVEQRLDTRRIHLLALSDKFIDHGDRDELLAEEGLGAEQIAQACRDAADDRITMTQDAKPIHATH; via the coding sequence ATGATGAACAACGAGGAATCGGTGGTGTCGAAACACCCGCTGCTGGAAAGTCTGACCGATGCGATGCCGCTCCGCGAAATGACGCGAGATCAGCTGGTCGGTTTGGCAGCAGAAACCCGTGATGTCCTGTGCAATCTGTTGGCCACTCGGACCGCCCACTTCGCTTCCAATTTGGGGGTCGTCGAATTATGCATCGCCCTGCACTGTGAATTTGATTTCCGCACCGATCGACTCATTTGGGACACGGGCCACCAAATCTATCCCCATAAGTTGGTGACGGGCCGCTATCGCGACTTTCCAACGATCCGAACACGTGGCGGTTTGATGGGGTACCCCAATCCGCAAGAAAGCGTCTACGACTTGTTCATGACGGGCCACGCGGGAAGCAGCGTGAGCACGGCGGTGGGGCTTCGCAGCGGAGACGTTCTTTCGGGAAATCCCGACCGACGAACGGTAGCGGTCATTGGTGACGGTGCCTTTCCGAGCGGAATCGTTTTCGAAGCCATGAACAATGCTGGCGAACTCGAAGACGACCTGACCATCATCTTGAATGACAACAAAATGTCGATTTGCCCGCGCGTCGGTGCAGTGGCAACCTATTTGGATCGGCTTCGATCCAATCCGTACTACACGGGGCTGAAGACCGAAGTGGTGCGATTGCTCGATCTCGTCCCGATGTTTGGTGATCCCGCGGAGCGATTGTTGGCTCAGATGAAAGAAGGTGTCAAAGCCGGATTGCTCGGCGGCATGCTGTTTGAGGAACTTGGGATCCGCTATGTCGGACCGATCGATGGTCACGACATCTCGCTGATGCGAAAATACTTAGCGATGGTCCGGGAAATGAAAGGCCCCGTGCTGCTGCATGTCGTGACCGAGAAAGGCCATGGCTACAAGCCCGCGGCCGAAGATCCGGTCTTCTTTCACACACCCCCTGCGTTTACCGAAGAACGTGGAAAACCGGTCCCGACCGCCAGCAGCGGGTGTCCGCCATTTACCCTTCACGCTCGAAACGCAATCCGCAAAAGCATGGCCGAAGATGATCGGGTCACCATCATCACCGCAGCGATGTGCCAAGGCAACAAATTGGAACCGGTACGGGAACAGTTTCCCGAACGTTTTTTTGATGTGGGGATTTGCGAATCGCACGCGGTTGCCTTCGCCGCCGGCCAATGCAAAACCGGCTTGCGCCCGATCGTGGATATCTACAGCACGTTCTTGCAGCGGAGCTACGACCAGATTTTTCAAGAGGTGGCCTTGCAAGATTTGCCGGTCGTTTTCCTGATCGATCGTGCCGGGCTCACAGGTCCAGACGGTCCCACGCATCACGGCGTCTACGACCTCGGTTACTTGCGCGTGTTCCCAAATATGGTGGTGATGTCGCCTGGCTACGCCGCAGAAGTCGAACTGATGCTTTCGGCCGCCATTCATCACGATCATCCGGTAGCGATTCGATACCCGAAAGCCTCTGCACTAGAGCTGGCAAGAACTCCCGATCCGATCGAGATCGGAAGAAGTGAACGAATTCGTGATGGACGGGACGGAACGATCGTCGCCTGTGGATCGATGCTGGATCAAGCGTTGGCTGCGGCGGAGTCACTCTGCGACGATTTGGATGTCGGTGTGGTCAACGCTCGGTTCATCAAGCCGATCGATGTCGAAATGGTTCGACAAAGCGTCGAGACAGGCAAGTTCGTGATCACGGTCGAAGAGCATGCCAAAATGGGTGGATTCGGCTCTGCGTTCCTGGAAACTGCGGTTGAGCAGCGACTCGATACGCGACGGATTCATCTGCTCGCTTTGTCGGATAAGTTCATCGATCATGGAGATCGGGACGAGTTGTTGGCCGAAGAAGGTTTGGGGGCCGAACAGATCGCTCAGGCGTGTCGCGATGCGGCGGATGATCGCATCACAATGACTCAAGATGCGAAGCCGATCCATGCCACCCACTGA
- the xseB gene encoding exodeoxyribonuclease VII small subunit, with amino-acid sequence MPKKKRSQPDSVDHADSGDIDFESALSEVEKIVHQLESGELGLTESLREYELGIKRLNQCHQLLESAEQKITMLSGFDAEGNAVTVSFGDSESSEDEPTRAGRRNRSGSRASQKKTVASSDMFDDSDNDDDAEIDGLF; translated from the coding sequence ATGCCAAAAAAGAAAAGGTCGCAACCCGATTCGGTTGACCATGCCGATTCTGGCGACATCGACTTTGAATCGGCCCTCAGCGAAGTCGAAAAAATTGTCCATCAGCTCGAAAGTGGTGAGCTTGGATTGACCGAGTCGCTTCGCGAGTACGAATTGGGCATCAAACGGCTGAATCAATGCCATCAATTGCTGGAATCTGCCGAGCAAAAGATCACGATGCTCTCGGGTTTCGATGCCGAGGGCAACGCGGTAACGGTATCGTTTGGGGATTCGGAATCATCCGAGGATGAACCGACTCGCGCGGGTCGGCGCAATCGTAGCGGTTCGCGGGCGTCACAAAAAAAGACAGTGGCCTCGTCGGATATGTTCGACGATTCCGATAATGATGACGATGCCGAAATTGACGGATTGTTCTAA
- a CDS encoding glycoside hydrolase family 16 protein yields MSRFSVVLTLIASFCFANAIWAQASAEPPFDSLVWQDEFNGDLLDYSKWEIEVNAFGGGNHELQIYTDRSKNVRVENGSLILEAHRDHAGVSGTEREYSSGRVRTKRRGDWKYGRVEVRAKLPRGAGIWPAIWMLPTEETYGGWAASGEIDIMEMRGQQPETVLGTLHYGPAWPNNVHTGDSYTLPQGSFADDYHTFAVDWSKGKIEWRVDGHLYQTQTKWNSSAAGFPAPFDQSFHLLLNLAVGGGFVGPVNQETKFPQQMLVDYVRVYQ; encoded by the coding sequence ATGAGTCGTTTCTCCGTCGTGCTGACTCTCATTGCATCGTTTTGTTTTGCCAACGCGATTTGGGCCCAGGCATCCGCCGAACCCCCTTTTGATTCCCTGGTTTGGCAGGACGAATTCAACGGCGATTTGCTCGACTATTCCAAGTGGGAAATCGAAGTCAATGCCTTTGGTGGTGGGAACCATGAGCTTCAGATCTACACGGATCGGAGCAAGAACGTTCGCGTCGAGAACGGATCCTTGATTCTCGAGGCCCACCGAGATCACGCGGGTGTCAGCGGTACCGAGCGAGAGTATTCGTCGGGCCGGGTGCGCACCAAACGCCGTGGAGATTGGAAATATGGGCGGGTCGAAGTCCGAGCGAAACTTCCGCGCGGAGCAGGGATTTGGCCTGCGATATGGATGTTGCCAACCGAGGAAACCTACGGGGGATGGGCCGCCAGCGGAGAGATCGACATCATGGAAATGCGTGGACAACAACCGGAAACCGTTTTGGGCACCTTGCACTATGGACCCGCTTGGCCGAACAACGTCCACACTGGCGACTCCTATACCCTTCCCCAAGGCAGCTTTGCCGACGATTACCATACCTTCGCCGTCGATTGGAGCAAAGGCAAGATCGAGTGGCGTGTCGACGGCCATCTCTATCAAACGCAAACCAAGTGGAACTCGTCCGCTGCGGGTTTCCCTGCACCGTTTGATCAGTCGTTCCATCTGCTACTGAACTTGGCGGTGGGGGGTGGTTTCGTTGGCCCCGTCAACCAAGAAACCAAATTTCCACAGCAAATGCTGGTCGACTACGTGCGCGTCTATCAGTGA
- a CDS encoding NAD(+)/NADH kinase, with protein MPPTDPAKTRETSKWCHDGDRPSVVILGAPNRDRVQSELARLRPTLAESAHIVAEDLAFQYEFEDVEIDLVIVLGGDGSILQAARQMGQHQSPVLGVNCGRLGFLAALSPDDFLQAWPDVLRGSFDVIDHLMIQITVMRGEQKIAEQLALNEVAILRGAPYLILDIDLYADGHLATRYRCDGLILATPVGSTAHNLSAGGPILRRNLQAIVISPISPHTLTYRPVVDSADTVFELSVTEPYESTSVVVDGRILSQLLPGDRVRVERAGATFQMLSVPGQDDYRTLRDKLGWGGTVNANSRQSD; from the coding sequence ATGCCACCCACTGATCCGGCGAAGACGCGAGAAACCAGCAAGTGGTGTCACGATGGTGATCGGCCAAGTGTGGTGATTCTCGGGGCACCCAACCGTGATCGCGTTCAATCGGAACTCGCTCGTTTGCGGCCCACCCTTGCGGAAAGCGCCCACATTGTTGCCGAGGATTTGGCGTTTCAGTACGAGTTTGAAGACGTCGAAATTGATCTGGTCATTGTGCTTGGTGGTGACGGCTCGATCTTACAAGCGGCCCGCCAAATGGGTCAGCATCAGTCGCCGGTGTTGGGCGTCAATTGTGGTCGTTTGGGATTCCTCGCCGCATTGTCCCCAGACGATTTTCTACAGGCCTGGCCCGATGTGCTGCGGGGATCGTTTGATGTGATTGATCATTTGATGATTCAGATCACGGTCATGCGTGGCGAACAGAAGATCGCAGAACAATTAGCACTAAACGAAGTTGCGATTCTGCGGGGCGCCCCCTACTTGATCCTGGACATCGACCTGTACGCCGACGGCCATCTCGCGACTCGCTACCGATGCGACGGCTTGATCCTCGCAACGCCCGTCGGATCGACGGCGCACAATTTGTCCGCCGGAGGGCCGATTCTGAGGCGGAACCTGCAAGCGATCGTGATTTCACCGATTAGTCCGCACACGTTGACCTATCGCCCGGTCGTCGACTCGGCCGATACGGTTTTCGAATTGTCCGTGACCGAGCCTTACGAATCGACCAGCGTCGTCGTGGACGGACGCATCCTGAGCCAATTGTTGCCGGGGGATCGAGTGCGCGTTGAGCGGGCAGGGGCAACGTTCCAAATGTTGTCGGTACCCGGCCAGGACGACTATCGCACGCTCCGAGACAAATTGGGCTGGGGAGGTACGGTCAATGCGAATTCCAGGCAAAGCGATTAA